CCGTGGAAGGCCCCTTCCCTTCCGATACTCTGTTCATCCGGGCCTTTGAAGGAAAATACGACGGCGTGATCACCATGTACCACGACCAGGGACAGATCGCCATCAAGCTCAGGGGGTTCCATCACTGCGTCACCGTTTCGGCGGGCCTGCCCCACCCCATCACCACGCCTGCTCACGGAACGGCCTATGACATCGCGGGAAAGGGGATCTGCACCACGTCCGCCTTCGAGGACGCCTACGTCCTCGCCGCCAGGATGGCCCTGGGAGACCGGGCGATTCCATGAAGTCCCGGCCCCGGGGCCGGAGATTACGGAAGAAGAGGGGAGGGATGGAAGAAGGTTTTTCGCGGAACAGGCATGTAGAGAAGTATGGATGAACTGCAAACGAAAAGGAGGGTTACACGAAAATGAAAAAAAGACATCTACTGGTACTGCTGGTTCTGGCTGTGTCTCTGGCCTTCACGGGCGCGCTTTCAGCCGCCGACGATTATCCGACGAAGCCGGTCGTGCTCGTGTACCATTCCCAGGCAGGTTCGGGCGGAGACATCTTCCTGAGGAACATGGGCAAGGCCATCGAGAAAGTCCTCGGCAAGCCCATTATCGTGGAGAACAGGACGGGCGGCGGCGGTTCCAACGCCTGGATGTACGCCAAGAGCGCGAAGCCTGACGGATACACCCTGCTCGGCATTTCGTCCTCCATCATCGCCGGTCCGCTCCAGACCAAGATGGCGGTATCCTACGCCGACTTCAAGCCCATCGCCCAGGTCTTCTTCGATCCCACGGTCATTTTCGTCCCCGCAAAGAGCCCGTTCAAAACCTTCGAAGACGTCATCAAGGACGCCAAGGCCAATCCCGGAAAGCAGAACTGGGGCGCCGGAAACCCCGGCAGCGCCGAGACCATGTGTATAGAAAAAGTCGCCCAGCTGGCCGACATGAAGATCACCGTGGTGCCCTTCGAAGGCGGCGCCGACGTCATGGTGGAGACCATCGCCGGCAGGATCGACGCGGCCATCGGCGAGTATGCCGAAATCGCCAGCCAGGTGGAGGCGGGGAACATCCGCATCATCGCCTGCCTGAACTCCGAGCGGATGGAAGATGCCCCCGACGTACCCACCCTCAAGGAGAGCGGCGTGGACTTCGTGTTCGAGAAAATCCGCGGCATCCTCGCCCCGAAGGACGTTCCTGATTCGGTGGTTAAGGTCTGGACGGACACCCTTGCCAAGATTTTCGACGATCCCGACTTCAAGGCATACTACAAGGAGAACATGCTCGTCCCCAGATTCCTTCCCGCCGAGAAAATGCAGAAGGTCATGGACGAGCAGCACGCCTTCTTCAAGGAAATGAGCAAGGGGCTCTACTAGAGCCTGCTGTCCCGTTCAGGTTGTGTGATTTCTCGTAACCAATCTGCCTCGAGGCGTCCGCCGTCCGGGTTCTCCCCGGTCCGGCGGACGCCGGAGGCAACACAGGAAGGGAAATTATGACCATTACAGTCAAAAGCAAAGTCGTGCTCAACATCCTGTGGATCCTCATCGCCGTCGGTTTCTGGTGGACATCCGTTCCCTACAGCGAGGCGAGGACCTTCGATCCCATCGGGCCCCACATCTTTC
Above is a window of Aminivibrio sp. DNA encoding:
- a CDS encoding 4-hydroxythreonine-4-phosphate dehydrogenase PdxA; its protein translation is VEGPFPSDTLFIRAFEGKYDGVITMYHDQGQIAIKLRGFHHCVTVSAGLPHPITTPAHGTAYDIAGKGICTTSAFEDAYVLAARMALGDRAIP
- a CDS encoding tripartite tricarboxylate transporter substrate binding protein, which produces MKKRHLLVLLVLAVSLAFTGALSAADDYPTKPVVLVYHSQAGSGGDIFLRNMGKAIEKVLGKPIIVENRTGGGGSNAWMYAKSAKPDGYTLLGISSSIIAGPLQTKMAVSYADFKPIAQVFFDPTVIFVPAKSPFKTFEDVIKDAKANPGKQNWGAGNPGSAETMCIEKVAQLADMKITVVPFEGGADVMVETIAGRIDAAIGEYAEIASQVEAGNIRIIACLNSERMEDAPDVPTLKESGVDFVFEKIRGILAPKDVPDSVVKVWTDTLAKIFDDPDFKAYYKENMLVPRFLPAEKMQKVMDEQHAFFKEMSKGLY